Below is a window of Planctomycetes bacterium MalM25 DNA.
CAGCACGACGCCGCACTCGAGGTGCTCGAGCACCTCGTACTCGTGCCGCGCCTTGCGGTTGGTGGCGATCGTCTTCTCGTTGGGATCGTCCCCCTTGGCCGGCTTCTTGTCTTTCTTCGTGGCCAGAGCGGCGTTCCTTCAAGCTGTGGGGCGCGGCGTGCCGCTTGGGGGCGTCCGCTGCAAGACGATCAGAAGTCGTCGGCGGAGAGCGGTGCGAGGTTCTTGTAAATCGAGTCGGTCCCGCCCACCGGTTCGGTCGCCTTGCGGCCCTTCACGGTCAGCAGGCGTTGGTAGACCGTGTAATCGAGGTCCGGCTGAAAGGTCCTGGTGGAGCCGTCCGCGAAGGCGGCGTTGAAGGCGCCGCCCGGATGGCTGGACGCGGGCCGCGCGAACACCGGGCTCGCAATGGGGTAGCCCACCGCATCGCCCTCCTGCGAGAAGGCGTACTGAATCGGGACGCCGCTCACTTCCACAAACGGGTTGGCGTTGAGGTTGCCCGAGTCGTACTGCTCGGGGTCGATCCAGACCATGCCGAGCTGCTGCTCGCCCGGCGTGCCGGGGAAGACGCCCGCCCAGGTGTACAGCCGGAGGTTGGACGACTCGGGCTCCTCGATCTCTTTGTGGATGTTTTCGGAGAGCAGCAGGGTGTTTGAGGCGCCGTCACCGCTGCTCACGTCCGACATGTTCAACGAAACATTGTCGAACGTTCGGTTGTGGAAGATGCCGTTCGACTTGGTGTCCCCCGCGATCGCGTTGTATTCGGCCGCGCCGAAGTTGCTGGAGGAGGGCAAGGGCTGATTGTTCGTGCCGTACCAATCCCAGGTCCCCGTGTTCGCGACGTAGGTCAGGCCGGCGGTGTCGGACAGCGCGGACATCTCGGTGTCGTCGGGGCAGCGGAAGACTTCGAGCGGCAGGATCTGGGCGCGTGGACCGGTTGTCGTCGCGTCGAACATCGCGTCGTAGATGTCGTTCCCTTCGATCTCCGGCAGGATCATCGCGGCCCAGCTCACGAGCGACTCGGCCCGGTTGCTGGTGCTCTCGAATAACGAGTTGCTGAGGGTCTGGACCCGGATGCGGAGGAAGCTCGCTCCGTCTGAGCGCTTCAGGCTCTGAACGTAGCCCGGGTACTTCTGCTTGCTGCTCTCGTAATTGATGATCCCGGTCGCGAGCTGTTTCAGCTGGTTCGTGCAAGTGATTTGCCGGGCCCGGGCCCGGGCGGCGCCCACGGCGGGGATGAGCAGCGCCATCAGCATGCCGATGATGGCGATCACCACGAGGAGTTCGACCAGCGTGAAGCCGGTTTGGCGGCGGTTCGCGCGCGAGGGGGGGTTGTTCATCGGCTTCTCTTGACCTCGGTTCCGGAGGAGTCGCCTCTTCCCTCTGTCGAGCCCTTGGCGGGAGAGCCTGTCGAGCCTCTGGCGGGAGAGACTGCGGAGCCCCTGGTGGGAGAGACTTAGACCCTGCCGGCGGGGCCGGAGGGGTGCGATAAAAGTATCGCCCAATCCTGCAAAAAAAGCCAGCAAACCCACACGGCGCACCCCGCCGGGACGCTCGCATGCTCAAAAACCGCTCGAAACGCCCCCGCCCGGCCCGGCTGTGCCTGCTGATCGCGGGGTTGTGCCTCGGCTCGGCGCGGGCCGACACGACCGCCTTTGCGCCCGAGGCCCCGCCCGATGCCCCCGCCGCCACCCCGGCGCCGAACCCGATCCCCGTCGAACGCCGCTCGCCCCGGGCGGTGCTGCGGTCGTTCTTCGAGCGGATGCGGGCGGACGAGAAGCGTTCCGCCGCCGAGCTGCTCGACCTATCCCAAGTGAGCGCGGTGGCCGCCGAGAAGCGGAGGCCCGACCTGGCGTACAAGCTCTACCGGCTGATCCGCAACGTGGGCAATCCGCCGGTGCGCGCCAGCGCGGGGGGTGAAAAGGACCTGCCGGAGATCGTGACCGACCCGCAGGCGGAGGCTCCCGGATTCGAGGGGAGCGATTCGACCTCGGAGTACGACTTCGAGAATGTCCCCTCCAAGGACTCGGAACGTCAGAAGCCGTGGCCGCTTGATCAATGGCTCATCGACCCCTCTCCCGAAGCGGCTCAACTGAAGATCGCCCGGCAGGAGGACGGCGGGTGGCGGTTCAGTGCGGAGACGGTCGGCCAGATCGATGCGCTGTACGAGCGGGTCACGACGCGGCTCGAGGATTCGCCCGCGGGGCAGGCCCGCGCCATGTTGGCCGCGAACGGAGATCCCGAACCGACCGCGACCACCGAGGAAGTCCTCCGTCAGGCGTTTCCCAAGTGGCTTCAGACCACTCACTTTTTGATCCCGACCTATCAGTGGATCTTGCTGGGCTGCCTGGTGCCGATCGGCCGGGTCATCGAGAAAGCGACTTGCCTGCTGCTGACGCCGATCGGCGACTTCTTCCTCGGGCGTATCGATCCGGAGTTCATCGAAGCTCATCAAACCACCGCCAAGGTGTGGCGGCCGGTGGGCCGGCTGGCGAACGCGACGGCTTGGGTGGTGGGCGCCGACTGGATCGGCTTGCCGATCGCGGTGATGAGCGTCTTGTCGGTCGTGCTACGGGTCATCGCCGTGGTCGCCGCGGTGCTCGCCGTTTACCGCGTGCTCGACCTGGTGGCGGGGTACTTCTTGCGGCGGGCCAAGCGACGCGACCGCAAGTCGGACGACTTGGTGATCCCGCTGGCCACTTCAACCGCGAAGATCGTCGCCACGCTCGCGGGCGTCGTCGCCGCGGTCGCCTCGCTGAGCGACGAGCTCCCAGCGACGTTGATCGGTGGCCTCGGGATCGGCGGCATCGCGATCGCCCTCGCCTCGCAGGAGACGCTCTCCAACTTCTTCGGCTCGATCACCCTGCTGTTCGACCGCCCCTTCGAGGTCGGCGACTGGGTCAACATCGAGGGGGTCGAGGGCGAGGTCGAACGGCTCGGTTTCCGCAGCACGCAGATCCGCACGGGGATCAACTCGCAGGTGACGGTCCCCAACAGCAAGCTGGCCGGGGCGAACGTCGACAACCTCGGACGCCGCAAGTACCGCCGCTACCTGAACAAGCTCGGCCTGGAATACGGCACCCCGCCCGAACGGATCGAGGCGTTCTGCGAGGGCGTCCGGGAGCTGATCCGGCGGCACCCGCACACGCGGAAGGATTTCTACGCGGCTTACTTCAACGACTTCGGCCCCGCGTCGCTCGACGTGCTGGTGGTGGTTTACTTCGAGGTCCCCGACTGGGCGACCGAGCTCCGCGAGCGGCACCGGCTGCTGGCGGACATCGCCCGGCTGGCCGAGTCGCTCGGCGTGGCGTTCGCCTTCCCGACCCAGACGCTGCACCTGCACCGGGGCGAGTCGGCCGCGGCGCCCGAGGCGATCGGCGAGGAGGAGGGGGCCGATCTTCTTGGCGCGAGAAAAGCGGCCGAGATCGCGGGTGAGTTGGCGAACTACCAGGACCGACCCGGCCGCGTGAAGTTCCCCGGGCCGACCCAGCTCGATTGAAGCGTTGAACGGTAACCCCGGCCAAGCTTGGTCGGGGCTGCGGGGCTGCGGGGCTAGAGCCGGGGCTCGAATTGGACTCCTCGGGCTCGGTCCGGGCCGCGATCGAGCTGCGGAGCCGGGAAAGAGGGCGCCGTGAGAAGGAAGCTGCTCTCGCGGCCCCGATCGACTAGAATCCCACGAGAGACACGCCCCCAGCCGGAGCTCCCCCGATGCTCGCGACCACCCTGCTGACCGCCCTCCCCCTCGCCGCCTGGTACGACAACGTCGTTGTCCGGGCGCTGCTGGGGCTGTTCATCCTGGTGGCGATCGTCGTGATGGCGATCTTCCTGATCAATTACGGCCGGATCCTCTTCCAGGCGTACTTCTCGAACGTCCCGATGAACCCGATCGACCTGCCGCTCATGAGCCTGCGGCAGGTCCCCCCCCGGGTGATTATCGACGCCCGCATCCAGGCGATGCAGGCGGGCGTGGGGCAGGACCCGGCGACCGGCATCACGACCAAGCGGCTGGAGGCCCACTACCTGGCCGGCGGCAACGTGGCCCGCGTGATCAACGCGATCATCGCCGCCCACCGGGCCGACATCGATCTCGACTTCGACCGCGCCGCGGCGATCGACCTGGCCGGACGCGACGTGCTGGACGCCGTCAAGACGAGCGTCTACCCGAAGGTGATCGACTGCCCCGACCCCGAGAAGTCGCCCAAGAGCACGCTGAGCGCCGTCGCCAAGAACGGCGTCGAGCTGAAAGTCCGGGCGCGGGTCACCGTGCGGACCAACCTGAAGAAGCTGATCGGCGGCGCCACCGAGGACACGATCATCGCCCGCGTCGGCGAGGGGATCATCACGGCGATCGGCTCGTCGGCGGACCACCTCAAGGTGATGGAGAACCCGGACCGCATCAGCAAGGCGGTGCTGGAGCGTGGGCTCGACGCGCAGACGGCTTTCGCGATCGTGTCGATCGACATCGCCGACATCGATATCGGCGAGAACATCGGCGCCCGCTTGCAGGCGGACCAGGCCGAGGCCGACACCCGCAAGGCCCAGGCGATGGCCGAGAAGCGTCGCGCCGACGCGATCGCCCGCGAGCAGGAGATGAAGGCCGAGGTCGCCGCCAAGCGGGGCGAGGTGGTCGCCGCCGAGGCCGAAGTCCCCCGCGCCATGGCCGACGCCTTCCGCCAGGGCAACCTGGCGACGCTCTCCAACGGCGAGTCGTGAGCCGGCCGGCTCGCTACTGCTTCTTGATCGCGAACTCCATCTCGAGCGCGAAGAACGGCTCGTTCTCCTTGTCGAGTTCGGTGAGCAGTTCCCAGCGGCCGTCGCGGTGCTCCAGCTCGTAGCAGCTCTCGTCGTCGGGCGTGATCTCGTGGATCGGCGATTTCCCCAGGCGGCTGTTGAGCCCCTCGGTCGTCGGCACCACCAGCGAGTCGATGTCGGCGACGCCCTCTAGCTCGGCTTGCAGCTCGGCAACCTCCGATTCGGTCTTCGCCCGGTCTTGCTTCTGATCCTCTTCGTTGGGCGGTGGGAGCACGACCGTCACCTTCGCCTTGGTGGAAAAGCAGATCGATCCCCGCCGTGGTTCTCCTTCAACGGCGGGCGCCAGCTCGTGCGAGACGTAGACCCGCGCGTCGGCGACCGGCGTGCCGGGAGGGGCGTCGAGCTGCCCCCCCGATACCAGCGGTTCGTTCTCGATCCGCTGCGTCAGGGTTCCAACGATCTTGGCAAAGCTCTCCTCGGCGGTCGGCGGAGCCTTAGGCGGCGCCGGGGGGCGCGCCGGTTCGGTGCAGCCGGAGAGAGCGAGCAGGACGAAGAAGCTAACGGTCGGACGCCACATCGACATGGGGAGAGCCTAGAGTCGGACCTCGGGGTAACGGCGCGGGGGAGCTTCCCCCGACGCTATCCACGAGGATAGCACGACCCTGGCCGCGAACCTATTTGGGATCGGGGCGTTCGCCCTCTCGCGGGCGGGCGGGCGACGACGCCCGCCCTCAGAATCGGTCCAGTCGGTAGAGGCCGCCGGTGCGGGCCCGATCAGAAGTCGGCGAACGGGTCGTCTTCCGCCCCGGAGTCGCCGGCGAACGGGTCCGTGTCGTCCTCGGTGTCGGCGGGGGAGGCGGTCGCGGAGTCGGTGTCGAAGCCGCCGTCGACGCCGTCGGCGAACGGGTCCGACGAGCCGGCAAAGGCGTCGCCCGTGGCGTCCTCGTCCGTGACGCCCAGCCACTCACCCAACGCCCGCATCGGGTCGTCGCGGAAAGCGGTCCGCTTCTTCTTCCCGTCGGCGAACGGGTCGGAAGCGCCGGCCTCCACCGCTTTGACCGGCAGCATCGGCTGGCTCGGATCGGGCAGCGGGGCGATCACCGCGGCCCGGACCAAGTCGCGCGGCGACTTCGCGGCGGCCAGGGCGTCGAGCGGCAGCTTGAAGCCACGACGCAAGGCACGCTTCTGTCCGGACGAAAGGCTCCCGTACCGCCAGCCGAGGGCGGGCGTGTTGAGCTCGGCCTCGGGCATCCGCCCCGGATCGAAGCGGACGACCGTCGGCGCGGGGGGGGCGGCCTGTTCGGTCGTCGCCTGGTCGGCGTCGTCTTGGGCGAACGCGGGCAGGACCATCCCGCAGGCTGCCAGGGCGATCGTGGCGGGACGGACGGCGGAGGCGAGGGAGAGACGCATCGGACTCGTGTTCCTGCTTAGGTTAGCCGGATAAGCCTGCAATGGCGGCCGGCGACCCTTCAGGATAATCGGCCGTGAGCGGCCCGACAAATCGGGCCGGGCGGACGTCTCGGCGGGCCCCGGCAGGTCAGCGGTTGACGCTTGTGAGGCCGGCCGAGGAGAGCTGCTCCTTCAGCTGGTCGTACTGCTCTTTCTCGAGCCGTGAAACCGAATCGCGGCTCAGGCCGCGATCGACCGCCTCTTGCCACGAGGCGGCTGCGCTCTCGGTCTGGCCGGCGCCCTGGTGGGCCACGGCCAGGTGGAAGTACTTCGAGGCGGTCGGGTTGTCGATCACCGCCAGGTCGAGGTCGGCGATCGCGTCGTCGTAGCGCTTGTCGGCGATGGCGACCACCGCCCGGGTGTCGAGGATCTCCGAGTTGGGGCCGAGCAGATCGACCGCCTCGGAGATGTAACGCTCGGCCTCGCTGATGGAGGCCTCGTCGATCTTCGCCAGGGCGAGGAGGTAGGCCAGGTTGTTCAGCACGACCGCGCGGCCAACGCCGTTCACCTCTTCGTGGTCCAACAGGACCCGGTACGCGTCGGCGGCCCGGTCGTAGTCGCGTTGGATGTCGTAGCACTCGGCTTGCTGCAGCAACAAGGCGACCAGTTCGGGGTCCTCACGCAGGCCGCGGTCGAGCCAAGCTTGCACACGGTCCACCCGTTCTTTGGTGACGGTGGGGTCGGCCGAGTCGTTGGCGCGGATGATCGCCAACCCGGGCTTCACGATCTGGGCCGGGGTCGCCTCGCCCCGCATGCTGTCGAGCTGGTCGAGCGCTTGGTCGGCATCGACGTGCGTGCCGACGAACTGCGCGAGGGCCAGCTTCTCGTCCAATCCCCCCAGCTTGGCAGCCAGCTCGTTGAGCTGTTGGGCGCCCTTGAGATCGTCGAAGGTGACGAGCCTCGCGGCGACCCGCTGCAGCAGCGGGATCTGTTCGGGGGTGATTTTCGCGGCGCTGCGTGGCAACACCGACCGCAGCGTGGCGGCGGCCTCACGGTTCTTGCCCTTCGCGCTGGCAACCCGGGCGAGCATCTCGCGGGTGGAGAGTTCCTTGGGGGCGATCTCCTGGAGCCGCTTGACCTGGCGCACCGCCTGGTCGATGTCGCTCGATCCGCCCCGCCTCAGGAGCATCTCCAGGTAGGCGAGACGCACGGAGCGGTCCTCGGGGTTCTGCGCGATGATGTTGAGCATCTGCTGGCGGCACTTGCGCCATTCGCCCAACGCGAAGTAGAGCTTCGCGAGGTCGAGTTCCGATTTCTTCGAGAGCTTCTGGTTCTGCCCGATCTCCTCGAGCAGCGTGGCGGCCTTCAGGCGTGAGATCGGCTCGGGGCGCGGCGCGAGGATCTGCGCCATGAGCATGCGGTCTTCGGTGGGCAGGACCCCGTCCGACACATTGGACGAGAGCAAGTTCTCCGCGTCGCGGAGCTCTTGGTAGGAGCCCCCCGAGGCCAGCAGCCGGGCCGCCGTGCTGCGTGCCCAGCGGGCGTGCGGGTTGTTCCCCTCGATGACGCCGTCGGCCACGTCCTTGAGGATCTGGTTGACCAGTGGTTTGGCGCGATCGACCTTGTCCGCGCGTTGGTACGCGGGTCCCAGGTAGAACTGGGCGGCGAGCCGCGAGACCCGGGCGCGCTGCGATTCATCGACCTCCTCGAGCGCCTGCTTGTAGAGGGCCTCGGCGTCGATCGCGCGGCCGACCATCTCGTAGCAGCGAGCGAACAACAACCTTGACTGATCCTCGATGAGGACGAGCTGCGCCTCGCGGATGGTGTCGTCCGCCTTGATCGGCTGACGCGTGGCCGCGTAATAGCCGACCAGCGCCAGCCAGGCGTCGGCCGAATTGCGGTCGTTCTCCACCGCGGCGTTGAACGCCTTGCCCGCGTTGTCGGTGAGCGTCTTCTTGCGGCTCTGGGGGAGTCCCGGCACGGCGGCGAGACGCGACAAGAAACGGCCGTACCAGAGCTGCATCTTGGGGTTGGTGGGCGCCTGGGCGGCGTACGCCTCGGAGGCGGTCGTCGCCTCGGCGTCTCGGCCGACGTTCAGCAGGCACTCGGAGTACTCGCGGCCCAGCAGCTGCAAGCGGCTGTCGCGGCTGATCTTGTCCATCTGGCTAAGGGCGTCTTGGTAGCGCCCT
It encodes the following:
- the xcpT_2 gene encoding Type II secretion system protein G precursor; the protein is MNNPPSRANRRQTGFTLVELLVVIAIIGMLMALLIPAVGAARARARQITCTNQLKQLATGIINYESSKQKYPGYVQSLKRSDGASFLRIRVQTLSNSLFESTSNRAESLVSWAAMILPEIEGNDIYDAMFDATTTGPRAQILPLEVFRCPDDTEMSALSDTAGLTYVANTGTWDWYGTNNQPLPSSSNFGAAEYNAIAGDTKSNGIFHNRTFDNVSLNMSDVSSGDGASNTLLLSENIHKEIEEPESSNLRLYTWAGVFPGTPGEQQLGMVWIDPEQYDSGNLNANPFVEVSGVPIQYAFSQEGDAVGYPIASPVFARPASSHPGGAFNAAFADGSTRTFQPDLDYTVYQRLLTVKGRKATEPVGGTDSIYKNLAPLSADDF
- the ynaI gene encoding Low conductance mechanosensitive channel YnaI, which translates into the protein MLKNRSKRPRPARLCLLIAGLCLGSARADTTAFAPEAPPDAPAATPAPNPIPVERRSPRAVLRSFFERMRADEKRSAAELLDLSQVSAVAAEKRRPDLAYKLYRLIRNVGNPPVRASAGGEKDLPEIVTDPQAEAPGFEGSDSTSEYDFENVPSKDSERQKPWPLDQWLIDPSPEAAQLKIARQEDGGWRFSAETVGQIDALYERVTTRLEDSPAGQARAMLAANGDPEPTATTEEVLRQAFPKWLQTTHFLIPTYQWILLGCLVPIGRVIEKATCLLLTPIGDFFLGRIDPEFIEAHQTTAKVWRPVGRLANATAWVVGADWIGLPIAVMSVLSVVLRVIAVVAAVLAVYRVLDLVAGYFLRRAKRRDRKSDDLVIPLATSTAKIVATLAGVVAAVASLSDELPATLIGGLGIGGIAIALASQETLSNFFGSITLLFDRPFEVGDWVNIEGVEGEVERLGFRSTQIRTGINSQVTVPNSKLAGANVDNLGRRKYRRYLNKLGLEYGTPPERIEAFCEGVRELIRRHPHTRKDFYAAYFNDFGPASLDVLVVVYFEVPDWATELRERHRLLADIARLAESLGVAFAFPTQTLHLHRGESAAAPEAIGEEEGADLLGARKAAEIAGELANYQDRPGRVKFPGPTQLD
- a CDS encoding SigmaW regulon antibacterial; translation: MLATTLLTALPLAAWYDNVVVRALLGLFILVAIVVMAIFLINYGRILFQAYFSNVPMNPIDLPLMSLRQVPPRVIIDARIQAMQAGVGQDPATGITTKRLEAHYLAGGNVARVINAIIAAHRADIDLDFDRAAAIDLAGRDVLDAVKTSVYPKVIDCPDPEKSPKSTLSAVAKNGVELKVRARVTVRTNLKKLIGGATEDTIIARVGEGIITAIGSSADHLKVMENPDRISKAVLERGLDAQTAFAIVSIDIADIDIGENIGARLQADQAEADTRKAQAMAEKRRADAIAREQEMKAEVAAKRGEVVAAEAEVPRAMADAFRQGNLATLSNGES